CCCTTCTCGACCTTGATCTGCATGTCCAGCTTGCCGCCGGCAGACAGCGTGGCGATCGGGTGCTCGGGATTGATGATCTCGACGTCGTGCGGCGTCTGGATGTCGCCGGCCACGACCACGCCTTCGGTGTCCTTGCGCAGGGACAGCGTGACTTCGTCGCGGTTGAAGAGCTTGAACACCACGCCCTTGAGGTTCAGCAGGATGTTGATCACGTCTTCCTGCACGCCGTCGATGGCCGCATACTCATGCACCACGCCGGCGATAGAGACCTCGGTCGGCGCATAACCATCCATGGAAGACAGCAAAACCCGGCGGATGGCATTGCCCAGCGTATGCCCGTAGCCGCGCTCGAACGGCTCGAGCTCGACCTTGGCGCGGTTGGCGCTGACCTGCTCGACGTTGATGGTCTTGGGTTTGAGCAAATTGGTTTGCATGCGGACTTCCTCTCAATGCCCCCGGCTCGTTACACCGGTAAGGCTGATGAAGCGCCAGCACCGCGATGCCTCGCGGTGTGGAACGATTGCAAAATGCTTGCAGGACAGCGGATCAGCGCGAATACAACTCGACGATCAGCGACTCATTGATGTCCGCGCCGAACTCGTCGCGATCGGGCACCTTCTTGAAAACGCCCTCGACCTTGTCGGCATTGACTTCGACCCATGCGGGGATGCCGACCTGTTGCGCGAGCTGCAGCGCCTCGCCAATGCGCGCCTGCTTCTTTGACTTTTCGCGCACCGCGATCTGGTCGCCTTCCTTCACGAGGTAGGAAGCGATGTTCACCGACTGGCCGTTGACCGTGATCGCCTTGTGCGACACGAGCTGGCGCGCCTCGGCGCGGGTGGAGCCGAAGCCCATGCGATAGACCACGTTGTCCAGGCGCGATTCGAGCAAGGACAGCAGGTTGGCGCCGGTATTGCCGCGACGACGCTCGGCCTCTTCAAAGTAACGGCGAAACTGCTTTTCCAGCACGCCGTACATGCGCTTGACCTTTTGCTTCTCGCGCAGCTGCAGGCCGTAGTCCGAGGTGCGCGAACCCGAGGTGCGCCCGTGCTGGCCGGGCTTGGAGTCGAACTTGGCCTTGTCGGCGATCGAGCGGCGCGCGCTCTTGAGGAACAGGTCGGTGCCTTCACGGCGGGAGAGTTTGGCCTTGGGGCCGAGGTAGCGTGCCACGGGGGTTTCCTTGATTGGGGGATCTGCTGCGGGTCGGGCCGCAGGAGCCACCTTCGCGCCAGGCGATGGGTGGCGGTGGGCTTAGGGGAGAAAAATCAGATGCGCCGGCGCTTCTGCGGACGGCAGCCGTTGTGCGGCACCGGCGTCACGTCGGAGATCGAGGTGATGCGGATGCCCAGGGCGCCGAGCGCGCGCACCGAAGAGTCGCGGCCGGGGCCGGGGCCCTTGATCTGCACGTCCAGGTTCTTGATGCCCTGCTCCATGGCAGCGCGGCCGGCCATTTCCGAAGCCACCTGCGCGGCAAACGGCGTGGACTTGCGCGAGCCCTTGAAGCCCTGGCCACCGGAAGACGCCCAGGACAGGGCGTTGCCCTGGCGGTCGGTGATCGTGATGATGGTGTTGTTGAACGAAGCGTGCACGTGGGCCACGCCGTCGGAGACGTTCTTGCGGACCTTCTTGCGTACGCGCTGTGCGGCGTTGCTGGCGGGAGACTTGGCCATATGGATCTTTCAATACCTTATTTTTTCAGCGTTGCGGCGCCCTTGCGCGGGCCCTTGCGGGTGCGCGCATTGGTGCGGGTGCGCTGGCCGCGCACCGGCAGGCCGCGACGGTGGCGCATGCCGCGGTAGCATCCGATGTCCATCAGGCGCTTGATGTTCATCGTGGTTTCACGGCGCAGGTCGCCCTCGAGCGTCAGCTGGGCCAGCTGGTCGCGAATCTTCTCGAGATCGGCGTCCGTCAGGTCCTTGACCTTGGTCGAGTAGGCGATGGCGCAGGCGTCGCAGATCTTGCGTGCGCGCGAGCGACCGATGCCGTAGATCGCCGTCAGGCCGATTTCGGCGTGCTGATGCGGCGGGATATTGATA
The DNA window shown above is from Comamonas sp. NLF-1-9 and carries:
- the rpsM gene encoding 30S ribosomal protein S13 codes for the protein MARIAGINIPPHQHAEIGLTAIYGIGRSRARKICDACAIAYSTKVKDLTDADLEKIRDQLAQLTLEGDLRRETTMNIKRLMDIGCYRGMRHRRGLPVRGQRTRTNARTRKGPRKGAATLKK
- the rpsK gene encoding 30S ribosomal protein S11, producing the protein MAKSPASNAAQRVRKKVRKNVSDGVAHVHASFNNTIITITDRQGNALSWASSGGQGFKGSRKSTPFAAQVASEMAGRAAMEQGIKNLDVQIKGPGPGRDSSVRALGALGIRITSISDVTPVPHNGCRPQKRRRI
- the rpsD gene encoding 30S ribosomal protein S4, yielding MARYLGPKAKLSRREGTDLFLKSARRSIADKAKFDSKPGQHGRTSGSRTSDYGLQLREKQKVKRMYGVLEKQFRRYFEEAERRRGNTGANLLSLLESRLDNVVYRMGFGSTRAEARQLVSHKAITVNGQSVNIASYLVKEGDQIAVREKSKKQARIGEALQLAQQVGIPAWVEVNADKVEGVFKKVPDRDEFGADINESLIVELYSR